One region of Gouania willdenowi chromosome 13, fGouWil2.1, whole genome shotgun sequence genomic DNA includes:
- the LOC114474571 gene encoding T-box transcription factor TBX4-like isoform X2, with protein sequence MHKYQPRLHIVKADENNAFGSKNTAYCTHVFHETAFISVTSYQNHKITQLKIENNPFAKGFRGSEGEDLRVSRLQGKEYPVISKNMVRQRLISSHGHLAGKLGALTGHPQVLSSYQYETGVSLSNSDSQEPMSSRYQQSREPSLLYHCFKHRDAARHLELGCKRPYLEAPPTVSDEHYFRAASSFDSPILSHPYCTEALGSQEPCMFNSMEAEPGPGPIDAENLSSCNMWASMQPYPRYNVDVPYQTFTSHYSDTTTVAPGVAHPHPPPSVMSQASADFQRGLPGIPSSSCSPSSSVIQGSRDRSALFLKKQSSTYSIQGSASIRYPTHQYQVDLSNSACHWIDN encoded by the exons ATGCACAAGTACCAGCCCAGGCTTCACATAGTTAAAGCTGATGAAAACAACGCCTTTGGATCCAAGAATACTGCGTACTGTACCCATGTCTTCCATGAGACGGCTTTCATTTCAGTAACCTCCTATCAAAACCACAAG ATCACTCAGCTAAAGATCGAGAACAATCCTTTTGCCAAAGGTTTCCGAGGCAGTGAAGGAGAAGATCTACGAGTGTCAAGACTTCAAGG GAAAGAATATCCAGTCATTTCCAAAAACATGGTCCGACAGAGGCTCATTTCGTCCCACGGTCACCTAGCGGGGAAGCTAGGAGCTCTGACAGGACACCCTCAGGTGTTGTCCTCCTATCAGTACGAGACGGGGGTTTCTTTATCAAACTCAGACTCTCAGGAGCCCATGAGCAGTCGCTACCAGCAAAGCAGAGAGCCCAGCCTTCTGTATCACTGCTTCAAACACAGAG ACGCAGCGCGGCACCTGGAGCTGGGATGTAAGCGGCCCTACCTGGAGGCTCCGCCTACCGTCTCAGACGAGCACTATTTCAGAGCAGCATCCTCCTTCGACTCCCCCATCCTGTCCCACCCCTACTGCACAGAAGCTCTGGGCTCCCAGGAGCCATGCATGTTTAACAGTATGGAGGCGGAGCCTGGGCCTGGGCCCATAGACGCTGAGAACCTGAGCAGCTGCAACATGTGGGCTAGCATGCAGCCGTACCCTCGCTACAACGTAGACGTACCCTACCAGACCTTCACCTCTCACTACAGTGACACCACCACGGTGGCCCCGGGTGTagcccacccccaccccccaccttCAGTGATGTCACAGGCGTCGGCCGACTTCCAGCGGGGTCTGCCCGGCATTCCGTCCTCTTCCTGCTCCCCGTCTTCATCAGTTATCCAAGGATCCAGAGATAGATCAGCTCTGTTCCTTAAAAAGCAAAGCTCCACCTACTCCATACAGGGCTCCGCCTCCATACGCTACCCAACACACCAGTACCAAGTGGATCTGAGTAACTCAGCATGTCATTGGATAGACAACTAG